A genomic stretch from Podospora pseudoanserina strain CBS 124.78 chromosome 3, whole genome shotgun sequence includes:
- the SEC6 gene encoding SNARE-binding exocyst subunit S6 (EggNog:ENOG503NUSF; COG:U; BUSCO:EOG09260K5F), with translation MLLVFYQGLNYDLVMFYLGDGRVVSGSLRSSACASPQRDSELDARATAAFQKLVPRPSCCKATNHPQTSTIPCPRTQHNPATTPTTSLGIFEKTFTTDESQPLIPQTKRYSIIPRRLRTTPIDAPPLQATPEPPPPPPPNPSHNLRRTTTPPIDPHITPPKWTSPVHLPTLLRHPDDLFDKLSALKTEFARKKSLIDSQLRAGLRDQLETTQSGMTHLSDSQKTLQSIKEEMIKIDKIASESQNQITGTDFATINLVSQAHRNFNAVETMRRNLEGFAERVAEVEEMLKEDEADYEAMPNLLRVHYELTRLRNIRDDAMEQISRGDDPGLRVTLEDYFERLDGVVRVFDERIELIAMSLITLVQAENESLVVRFALIVEAEEKSDQRVMALQEALKDHREIATRFQSITDGAKTVRGYKERFLECIKDAAVPQFEKSRQEFMGDPGVLEKSLRWYFNDLNTVRLGMEQKQLMPRKWKIFKTWAVIFHQMMHDFLIGIVEDPETSSSHTLEIVGWPEKYYRKMLKLGFKQEELGVQVIDNRETELVRDFRQLIIKFLDEWIDRIWAAERKDFAERGVDGGNLETDEYGYFRNKNLIDLWRMLREQLEAAANSKRADVVEGVVDAMFQRLRQRQQAWQKMLEDESARYENSTTGDLEGFQPLQDWLVATANDQIACIDDNEEEGRLAYLSDFRKKFSPLVTPQYMDRAEAEVTTLRDGYVDLSTWCMAKFASLVFSVDFRTVMPDFFTPKWYTTTHMARMIATFEEYVSDYRMVLHHSLVDIFIEIFADELLVRYLGSVRNKGAKFRRVDNFQDKIFDDLSTAFEFFNSLPNPEVGNAIKETWRVTEAFLGLLTAEKEQIPDTFAGFKTSYWDLQISWVEAVLRSRDDFERSMLNAVKARAAQMDVVRGPETIMSKVK, from the exons ATGCTGCTGGTCTTTTATCAGGGCTTGAACTACGATCTGGTGATGTTTTATTTGGGCGATGGAAGGGTGG TTTCTgggagcttgagaagctcgGCTTGTGCCTCTCCTCAACGAGATTCCGAGCTTGACGCACGGGCCACAGCCGCATTCCAGAAGCTCGTCCCCCGTCCCAGCTGCTGCAAGGCTACGAACCATCCCCAAACATCAACGATACCTTGTCCTCGAACTCAACACAACcccgcaacaacaccaacgacaTCTCTCGGCATATTTGAGAAGACGTTTACGACTGATGAAAGCCAGCCTCTGATACCCCAAACAAAACGATATTCAATTATCCCGCGACGCCTCCGAACCACCCCTATTGATGCGCCGCCCCTCCAGGCCACCcccgaaccaccaccaccaccaccaccgaacccCTCTCATAACCTCCGACGAACAACCACGCCTCCCATCGACCCCCACATAACACCTCCAAAATGGACATCCCCcgtccacctccccaccctcctccgccacccaGACGACCTCTTCGACAAGCTCTCGGCCCTCAAAACCGAATTCGCCCGCAAAAAATCCCTGATCGACTCCCAGCTCCGCGCCGGCCTGCGCGACCAGCTCGAAACAACCCAATCCGGCATGACGCACCTATCCGACTCGCAAAAAACACTACAGTCGATTAAGGAAGAAATGATCAAGATTGACAAGATCGCCTCGGAATCCCAAAACCAGATCACGGGCACAGACTTTGCGACGATCAACCTCGTCAGTCAAGCACATCGTAACTTCAACGCTGTcgagacgatgaggaggaaccTGGAGGGGTTCGCTGAGAgggtggcggaggtggaggagatgctgaaggaggacgaggctgATTACGAGGCGATGCCGAATTTGTTGAGGGTGCATTATGAGctgacgaggttgaggaatATAAGGGATGATGCGATGGAGCAGATTAGTAGGGGGGATGATCCGGGGTTGAGGGTGACGTTGGAGGATTATTTTgagaggttggatggggtggtgagggtgtttgatgagagGATTGAGCTGATTGCTATGAGTTTGATCACGTTGGTGCAGGCGGAGAATGagagtttggtggtgaggtttgcGTTGATTGtggaggcagaggagaaGAGTGATCAGAGGGTTATGGCGCTGCAAGAGGCGCTGAAGGACCATAGGGAGATTGCGACGAGGTTTCAGAGCATTACTGACGGGGCCAAAACTGTGAGGGGGTACAAGGAGAGGTTTTTGGAGTGCATCAAGGATGCGGCGGTGCCGCAGTTTGAGAAGAGCAGGCAGGAGTTTATGGGGGATCcgggggtgttggagaagagtTTGAGGTGGTATTTTAATGATTTGAACACGGTGAGGTTAGGGATggagcagaagcagctgATGCCGAGGAAGTGGAAGATTTTCAAGACGTGGGCGGTGATCTTTCACCAGATGATGCATGATTTCTTGATTGGGATCGTGGAGGACCCGGAGACGAGCAGTAGCCACACGTTGGAGATTGTGGGGTGGCCGGAGAAGTATTATAGGAAGATGCTGAAGTTGGGGTtcaagcaggaggagttgggggtgCAGGTCATCGACAACAGGGAGACGGAGCTGGTGAGAGATTTCAgacagctcatcatcaagtTTTTAGACGAGTGGATTGATCGGATttgggcggcggagaggaaggattTTGCTGAACGAGGTGTTGACGGCGGGAACCTGGAAACAGACGAGTACGGGTATTTTCGCAACAAGAACCTCATCGATCTCTGGCGCATGCTGAGGGAACAACTcgaagcagcagccaacTCCAAGCGAGCGGATGTGGTCGAGGGTGTAGTCGACGCCATGTTCCAACGCCTACGCCAACGCCAGCAGGCCTGGCAGAAGATGCTCGAGGACGAGTCTGCGCGGTACGAAAACTCCACCACGGGCGACCTGGAGGGGTTCCAACCGCTGCAGGACTGGCTTGTGGCCACGGCGAACGACCAGATAGCCTGCATAGACGAcaacgaggaagaaggccgGCTGGCTTACCTCTCGGACTTTAGGAAAAAGTTCTCTCCCCTCGTCACGCCCCAGTACATGGACCGCGCCGAAGCAGAAGTCACCACCCTGCGGGATGGCTACGTTGACTTGTCCACGTGGTGCATGGCCAAGTTTGCCAGCCTGGTCTTTTCCGTTGACTTTAGGACTGTCATGCCCGACTTTTTCACGCCAAAGTggtacaccaccacccacatgGCGCGCATGATCGCCACGTTTGAGGAGTACGTCTCGGACTACAGGATGGTGCTGCACCACTCGCTCGTTGACATTTTTATCGAAATCTTTGCGGACGAGCTCCTCGTCCGGTACCTCGGCTCGGTCAGGAACAAGGGCGCCAAGTTTAGGAGGGTGGACAACTTTCAGGACAAGATCTTTGACGACTTGTCTACCGCGTTCGAGTTTTTTAattcccttcccaacccGGAAGTGGGcaacgccatcaaggagACGTGGAGGGTCACGGAGGCGTTTCTGGGCCTGCTGACTGCGGAAAAGGAACAGATCCCGGACACTTTTGCGGGCTTCAAGACGTCGTATTGGGACTTGCAAATCAGCTGGGTCGAGGCCGTGTTGAGGAGCAGGGATGACTTTGAGAGGAGTATGCTGAATGCCGTCAAGGCGAGGGCCGCGCAGATGGATGTGGTTAGGGGGCCGGAGACGATTATGAGTAAGGTCAAGTAG
- a CDS encoding hypothetical protein (EggNog:ENOG503P4WU; COG:S), whose product MIKTRASHKTPTMTTTKLPLPGKLTVAQLQSLCSSTGLPQAGSKPTIQQTLRQAAQSAQHIPDTARILSIDLGLKNFAFSLLTPASSPSEKTPLPTPPDSSSVPQALLPPVTLHHWNHLNLTTPLLPQDDPVQFTPSSLSSLTYSLISTHLLPLKPTHILIERQRFRTGNASNIFEWTIRVNTLESMLHACFATLKGVDLFHGNVISISPKTVAGYLFPKSEAKAEGGGKSQNAYHLLKANKVGMLGEWLQQGKLIKPQDQGAGMAEGFLEAWRAKGVRGKKKREMEEGVLGRGVKLDDLSDSVLQGMVWLQWQRNLEGLRGVDFGEEEKGVAKAISKVKKGTGRIKHVDVHDEGYGGVEVDAVLEGGGGKKKSGRRKKTVVAQEVIDEVALLETPKKSRGRSKKVEGIEEVEDIETAGTEPVKKRPGRRKKASVEEENVEEVVLEADAKKKSRGRPRKAAVGGSDKVEVAAAEMKTSRRRSARIESNEDDIVLI is encoded by the exons ATGATCAAGACTCGAG CATCTCATAAGACTCCCACCATGACAAccaccaaactccccctccccggcaaGCTCACCGTCGCCCAGCTCCAatccctctgctcctccaccggcctccCCCAGGCCGGTTCCAAACCCACCATTCAACAAACCCTCCGCCAAGCAGCCCAATCCGCCCAACACATCCCCGACACCGCTCGCATACTGAGCATCGACCTCGGCCTCAAAAACTTCGCCTTCAGCCTCCTCACACCCGCCTCAAGCCCTTCAGAGAAGACACCCTTACCAACACCCCCCGATTCATCATCAGTTCCCCAGGCATTACTCCCACCCGtcaccctccaccactggaaccacctcaacctaaccacccccctcctcccacaagATGACCCAGTCCaattcaccccctcctccttatcCTCACTAACCTACTCCCTCATctcaacccacctcctccccttgaaACCAACGCACATCCTCATCGAGCGCCAGCGCTTCCGCACCGGCAACGCTTCAAACATATTCGAATGGACGATCAGGGTGAACACGCTGGAATCAATGCTCCACGCCTGTTTTGCAACCCTCAAAGGGGTCGACTTATTCCATGGCAATGTCATTTCCATCTCACCAAAGACAGTAGCCGGTTACCTCTTTCCCAAAAGTgaggccaaggccgagggaggggggaagagcCAAAATGCGTACCATTTGTTGAAGGCGAATAAAGTCGGTATGTTGGGGGAGTGGTTACAGCAGGGGAAACTGATAAAGCCACAGGACCAGGGGGCGGGGATGGCAGAGGGTTTTCTGGAGGCGTGGAGGGcgaagggggtgagggggaagaagaagagggagatggaggagggggtgctgggaaggggggtgaagtTAGATGATTTGAGTGATTCGGTGTTGCAGGGGATGGTTTGGTTGCAGTGGCAGAGGAacttggaggggttgaggggggtggattttggggaggaggagaagggggttgcgAAGGCGATTAGCAAGGTGAAGAAAGGGACCGGGAGGATCAAGCATGTTGATGTGCATGATGAGGGGtatggaggggttgaggtggatgCTGTgttggagggaggtggtgggaagaagaaatcggggaggaggaaaaagacCGTCGTGGCTCAGGAAGTTATTGATGAAGTGGCGTTGTTGGAGACTCCAAAGAAGAGTCGTGGGCGGTccaagaaggtggaggggatcgaggaggtggaagataTTGAGACAGCCGGAACAGAACCGGTCAAAAAGCGGCCTGGTCGACGGAAAAAGGCGTCAGTCGAAGAAGAGAATGTTGAAGAGGTTGTGCTGGAGGCAGATGCTAAGAAAAAAAGCCGTGGTAGGCCAAGGAAAGCAGCTGTTGGTGGGAGTGACAAAGTTGAGGTGGCAGCGGCTGAGATGAAAACTTCCAGAAGAAGGTCAGCTCGAATTGAATCGAACGAGGATGATATCGTCTTGATATAA
- a CDS encoding hypothetical protein (EggNog:ENOG503NUAW; COG:U), which translates to MKFLASPLIVASALTSIFASPSLLPKPPSRPRSPKPAMSPELLPPMASSRLVAVRSSPPIVGPGAHHHRHDRLNFYDEFNPLGDASRYGSSYTPTTACAHLVSVRIRKFYNKNLYLWTE; encoded by the exons aTGAAATTCCTCGCCTCACCTCTCATCGTTGCTTCGGCCCTGACCTCCATCTtcgcctctccctccctgcTTCCCAAACCACCTTCGAGACCAAGGTCACCCAAGCCCGCGATGTCACCagagctgctgccgccgaTGGCCAGTTCTCGTCTGGTT GCTGTGAGGAGCTCTCCTCCTATCGTTGGCCCTGGAGcgcaccatcatcgccacgACCGTCTCAATTTCTACGACGAGTTCAACCCTCTCGGCGATGCTAGTCGGTATGGATCCTCCTACACGCCGACAACAGCCTGCGCCCACCTGGTTTCCGTCCGCATTCGCAAGTTCTACAACAAGAACCTGTACCTGTG GACAGAATAG
- the COX15_1 gene encoding Cytochrome c oxidase assembly protein cox15 (EggNog:ENOG503P6RM; COG:S) produces MIASSRTLASPVLRQAVARRGFSTTRAQLSSPYHYPEGPLSNIPFNPRKKGFAIKYWTYCTVGFTLPFGIAVWQTYHPAK; encoded by the exons ATGATCGCCTCCTCCCGCACTCTTGCTTCTCCTGTCCTCCGCCAGGCGGTCGCCCGCCGCGGCTTCTCGACCACCCGCGCCCAGCTGTCGTCGCCTTATCACTACCCTGAGGGTCCCCTTTCCAACATTCCCTTCAACCCCCGCAAGAAGGGATTCGCGATCAAGTACTGGACTTACTGCACTGTTGGGTTTACTTTGCCTTTTGGCATTGCCG TCTGGCAAACTTACCACCCTGCGAAGTAA
- the GLR1 gene encoding Glutathione reductase (EggNog:ENOG503NVN5; BUSCO:EOG09262H1X; COG:Q), which yields MQAISILARRPVLSSRTVASGRIGTISRHFSSTVINMAPISKETDFLVIGGGSGGLGAARAAASRYGAKAMVIEGKRLGGTCVNVGCVPKKVTFNAAFIAETIHQAKAYGFSVQETAPFDWPTFKTKRDAYIKRLNGIYERNLANDKVEYIHGWAKLLSKNSVEVTLDDGSKEVVNAKKILIAVGGNPHVPPEIPGSEFGINSDGFFDIDKLPKKVALVGAGYIAVEFAGMFNALGVETHLFIRYDTFLRSFDPMIQEKVTAEYERLGIHVHKRSLTNKVEKDEKTGKLRLHYNSSKGEGSNGEGVLEDVDHLIWAIGRTPAIEGLGLEAAGVKTTEKGHIVVDEYQNTNVENVYALGDVTGHVELTPVAIAAGRKLAARLFGPEQFRTSKLDYDNIPSVVFSHPEVGSIGLTEPQAVEKYGAENLKIYKTNFTAMYYAMMESEEKAPTSYKLICAGPEEKVVGLHIMGLGSGEMLQGFGVAVKMGATKADFDSCVAIHPTSAEELVTLR from the exons ATGCAAGCAATCTCTATCTTGGCCAGACGCCCGGTCTTATCATCCAGAACTGTTGCATCAGGCCGCATCGGCACCATCTCCAGACACTTTTCGTCCACAGTGATCAACATGGCGCCCATCTCCAAAGAAACCGACTTCCTCGTAATCggaggcggcagcggcggcctcGGTGCCGCCAGAGCCGCCGCCTCGAGATACGGCGCAAAGGCCATGGTAATCGAGGGAAAGAGACTCGGAGGCACATGTGTCAACGTGGG TTGTGTGCCAAAAAAGGTGACTTTCAACGCCGCCTTTATCGCCGAGACCATCCACCAAGCCAAGGCCTACGGCTTCAGCGTTCAAGAAACAGCCCCTTTCGACTGGCCAACGTTCAAGACCAAGCGCGATGCCTACATCAAGCGCCTCAACGGTATCTACGAGCGCAACCTTGCCAATGACAAGGTGGAATACATTCACGGCTGGGCCAAGCTTCTGTCGAAGAACTCGGTCGAGGTGACCCTGGACGATGGCAGCAAGGAGGTTGTCAATGCGAAGAAGATTCTGATCGCCGTCGGCGGTAACCCACATGTGCCCCCAGAAATTCCTGGTTCCGAGTTCGGAATCAACAGCGACGGTTTCTTCGATATCGACAAGCTTCCCAAGAAGGTGGCgcttgttggtgctggttATATCGCTGTTGAGTTCGCCGGCATGTTCAACGCGCTCGGTGTCGAGACACATTTGTTTATTCGTTACGACACCTTCCTCCGCAGCTTTGACCCAATGATTCAGGAGAAGGTCACGGCCGAGTACGAGAGACTCGGAATCCATGTACACAAGAGAAGCTTGACCAACAAGGTtgagaaggatgagaagacCGGCAAGCTCAGGCTTCACTACAACTCCTCCAAGGGCGAGGGCTCCAATGGCGAGGGCGTTTTGGAGGACGTGGATCACTTGATCTGGGCCATTGGCCGCACACCAGCCATCGAGGGACTCGGTCTTGAGGCGGCGGGCGTCAAGACCACCGAGAAGGGCCATATTGTGGTTGATGAATATCAAAACACCAACGTCGAGAACGTCTACGCGCTTGGCGACGTCACCGGTCATGTCGAGCTCACCCCAGTAGCCATTGCTGCCGGTCGCAAGCTTGCCGCTCGTCTCTTCGGGCCAGAGCAGTTCAGAACTTCCAAGCTCGATTACGACAATATTCCTTCGGTCGTCTTTTCCCACCCCGAGGTTGGCTCGATCGGCTTGACTGAACCCCAGGCTGTGGAGAAGTATGGCGCTGAGAACCTCAAGATCTACAAGACCAACTTCACGGCCATGTACTATGCCATGATGGAgtccgaggagaaggcgcctACCAGCTACAAGCTTATCTGCGCTGGGCcagaggagaaggttgttggTCTGCACATCATGGGTCTGGGCAGCGGAGAGATGCTCCAGGGCTTTGGTGTTGCGGTGAAGATGGGGGCCACCAAGGCTGATTTTGATAGCTGTGTTGCTATTCATCCGACTAGCGCCGAGGAGCTTGTTACTTTGAGGTAG
- a CDS encoding hypothetical protein (COG:S; EggNog:ENOG503P3FN) codes for MKYYFPGIPSPHSSFSHHNLSPLLRRLPSLPLPPPRYIFQVYKMPTSNVVNGDSPHSATIRHLLTYPCVQDGVRTVKSTSVGSKAVDLSNGVYQSLAQNVFPYLAGPYSFVAPYVERVDSVGDKTLEVIEEKFPVVKKQPGEIVEGTKQMIFSPYHAGRSVKEYVLSIFETKKQSCGDSWTAYPTAVVATTFYLIGETAINAGDYIIHKKEEEEGKTGAQRPAQRPANAN; via the exons ATGAAATACTACTTTCCTGGCATTCCATCACCGCattcctccttttcccaccacAATCTCTcgcctcttcttcgtcgccTTCCATCATTGCCATTGCCCCCGCCCAGGTATATATTTCAG GTCTACAAGATGCCTACCTCCAACGTAGTGAACGGCGACTCCCCTCACTCCGCTACCATCAGG CACCTTCTCACATACCCCTGCGTCCAAGATGGTGTGAGAACAGTCAAATCGACTTCCGTCGGCTCCAAGGCCGTTGACCTCAGCAATGGTGTCTACCAATCCCTCGCCCAGAACGTATTCCCCTACCTCGCCGGCCCTTACTCATTCGTCGCCCCCTACGTGGAACGAGTCGACAGCGTCGGCGACAAGACCCTCGAGGTCATCGAGGAGAAGTTCCCTGTCGTGAAGAAGCAGCCGGGCGAGATCGTCGAGGGAACCAAACAGATGATCTTCTCTCCTTATCACGCCGGCCGCTCCGTGAAGGAATACGTTCTCTCCATATTTgagaccaagaagcaaaGCTGCGGCGACTCCTGGACCGCCTACCCCACGGCCGTTGTCGCCACGACCTTCTACCTCATCGGTGAGACAGCCATCAACGCCGGGGATTACATCATccacaagaaggaggaggaggaaggcaagACGGGCGCTCAGAGGCCCGCTCAGAGACCCGCCAACGCCAACTAG
- a CDS encoding hypothetical protein (EggNog:ENOG503P9FI) — MAVFCCCTSARSSKTRTIAPRSPEPVLPSPPPPARLPGPLTLNPVNPLSTETSPRSLSSLQPSVPATISPIEPIELGQLVVEDSDSEDEPDHPAPHNKSTSTLHLVRTRIRRHLSQDSLSKKKARSAVGFTEEEIQRRAELKRLMHKRIQEELRSEEGQKSTRSEVSSDRHPGSPKIDLLPGGGPRDNIEFVVADDSRPNSPGMNSEAPDAGQTDPEALAPVAANSKTVREQGSFPEMPASPDLVPQRYPSTSETSSIASWRLSYSAGQLDELASYIDRGEPSSHVDAVHSSSASHPESIIRLPTSGLHPPRPAHSLSRSHSSPARPGTQVTETASVAEQSPLSVWLRSQGLRSRSSSPARSSEQDFEQGASVQQAEVVYLRRWSSVQNSAVPEAESQKPEIVHLYDMDIHRQLGTQTFNTPMDSPTRSRSMRNSGASGSCGAQTSGSTIRPSSDPLSKPPSNKSTFNHSEVILAPHDPNNLGTKSSSVYPSAGQSVQLSAGASTLDLPAILAPHELPPAFTLPGFKWLDAVNNPHLVGESVESTHRTTGENSANNSLPLLEGRSELHRSSTVTKADASSRVRKESQLDTVEKSIGYFHLGHGAPALIVKRFRKEADTPPPEPVKHSFLARLHLTIPRRTKISPRNFDGAVTDQEQEQGQGPNWEPEPSPPPLRHCPGVKRGRPDSWGTAITSLYHPLTPILSEYEGSADDLWRLGIRDESPKQQTESRGIKAHRRGSSFPESLNKRLQAVADSEHSGGSSGYMGVPSTDPSCRFSSAPGSPVSHTTDCGLSSIAETTETPKRSSSTGLPSPIYDAFRTHYPARSSDFTRDCPRSPLAQTGSRLRDSSTPGDQSTCVTPELVADHPEIVIEAARQPHKNHSRLTLKSSTQSFSGKFGKAIKSSFGKLVPHRGPSNSTGSKSLESLKRRGSGARAQVVKLQKSQDVGVSCRGPKHWQTNTPKRGRTISLSTRMATLLHSDSNPEEEKRQHPSHHQLRHRAPLCALPINTPIRDRQASSSADNSKDSATTAEKFITPFSSFYHSNNDTASFHSCHDKGDTTDINSIKSDSTLAHRLHIASAPHLSVLPAGAAKFQTWSGRERSRPLITVQSMEQMRLRRVNTVVRVV, encoded by the exons ATGGCCGTCTTCTGCTGTTGCACTTCGGCACGGTCGTCCAAAACACGGACAATCGCACCAAGAAGTCCTGAGCCTGTGTtaccttcaccaccaccccctgctCGCCTCCCCGGACCCCTTACCCTGAATCCAGTCAACCCACTCTCGACTGAGACATCTCCCAGATCGCTCTCATCACTTCAGCCTTCGGTACCTGCCACCATCAGCCCCATCGAACCCATAGAGCTCGGCCAGTTGGTAGTCGAAGACTCGGACAGTGAAGATGAGCCTGACCATCCAGCACCCCACAATAAGAGCACCAGCACCCTTCACCTGGTCCGCACCCGTATCCGCCGTCACCTCTCCCAGGATTCGCTctcaaagaagaaggctcgGTCTGCAGTGGGcttcaccgaggaggagattcaGCGACGAGCCGAGCTGAAACGGCTTATGCACAAAAGAATCCAGGAGGAGCTCCGGAGTGAAGAAGGGCAAAAATCCACACGGAGTGAAGTCTCCTCTGATCGACACCCTGGCAGTCCCAAGATTGACCTTCTTCCTGGCGGCGGACCGCGGGACAATATCGAGTTTGTTGTTGCCGATGACAGCAGGCCCAACTCACCCGGAATGAACAGTGAAGCACCGGATGCTGGTCAGACTGATCCCGAAGCTCTTGCACCGGTTGCCGCAAACTCCAAAACAGTTCGAGAACAAGGCTCCTTCCCAGAGAtgccagcatcaccagaTCTTGTGCCTCAGCGGTATCCAAGCACTAGCGAGACCTCCTCAATTGCTTCCTGGCGGCTTTCTTACAGTGCAGGCCAGCTCGACGAACTGGCCAGCTACATTGACCGAGGAGAGCCATCGAGTCATGTAGATGCTGTGCACAGCTCCTCTGCGTCACACCCGGAATCCATCATTCGTCTTCCAACCTCGGGATTGCATCCACCACGCCCTGCTCATTCGTTGTCACGCTCACATTCGTCACCCGCCCGACCCGGCACGCAAGTTACTGAGACTGCATCCGTTGCAGAGCAGTCTCCATTGAGCGTCTGGCTGCGAAGTCAGGGCCTTCGATCTCgttcttcctcgcctgcaAGATCATCCGAACAAGACTTTGAGCAAGGTGCAAGTGTTCAGCAAGCCGAGGTGGTTTATCTCAGGAGATGGAGCTCTGTTCAAAATTCTGCCGTCCCAGAGGCTGAGAGTCAGAAGCCGGAAATAGTCCACCTCTACGACATGGATATTCATCGCCAGTTGGGAACTCAAACTTTCAACACACCAATGGATTCTCCAACACGATCCCGATCGATGAGAAACAGTGGTGCAAGCGGTTCCTGCGGTGCTCAAACTTCGGGAAGTACAATCCGTCCCTCTTCCGACCCTCTAAGCAAACCTCCAAGCAACAAGTCGACTTTCAACCACTCCGAAGTTATCTTGGCTCCACACGACCCGAATAACCTGGGGACAAAATCATCGTCGGTGTACCCATCAGCTGGACAAAGTGTACAGTTGAGCGCAGGCGCGTCTACTCTTGATCTTCCGGCGATACTTGCCCCCCACGAGTTACCGCCAGCTTTTACTTTGCCAGGTTTCAAAT GGCTCGATGCTGTGAATAATCCACACCTTGTAGGAGAATCGGTGGAAAGTACCCACCGAACAACAGGAGAAAACTCGGCCAACAACAGTTTGCCACTTCTGGAAGGACGCTCAGAGCTCCACAGGTCTTCGACAGTCACAAAAGCCGATGCCTCGAGTAGGGTCCGCAAGGAGTCTCAACTGGATACGGTTGAAAAGAGTATCGGATATTTTCATCTTGGCCACGGTGCACCTGCACTTATCGTCAAGAGGTTCCGGAAGGAGGCAgacacaccacccccggagCCGGTGAAACACTCTTTTCTGGCACGCCTTCATTTGACCATCCCTAGAAGAACCAAAATAAGCCCACGAAACTTTGACGGTGCTGTCACAGACCAAGAACAGGAGCAGGGGCAGGGACCGAACTGGGAGCCAGagccgtcaccaccaccgttgaGACATTGTCCAGGCGTCAAACGTGGGCGTCCTGACTCTTGGGGAACAGCCATCACCTCACTGTACCACCCTCTAACCCCGATTCTTTCCGAGTATGAAGGCAGTGCAGATGATCTGTGGAGGTTAGGCATACGCGACGAGTCTCCGAAACAGCAGACGGAGTCTCGCGGTATCAAAGCCCATCGCCGTGGTTCAAGTTTCCCCGAAAGTCTGAACAAGAGGCTCCAAGCTGTTGCTGATTCGGAGCACAGTGGCGGCTCCTCTGGGTATATGGGTGTTCCGAGTACCGACCCGTCTTGTCGTTTCTCGTCTGCACCGGGCTCGCCGGTCTCTCATACAACTGATTGCGGCTTGTCGTCCATCGCAGAGACGACCGAGACCCCCAAGCGCAGTTCGTCCACAGGCCTCCCAAGCCCAATTTACGATGCATTCAGAACACACTACCCAGCAAGAAGCAGCGATTTCACCCGAGACTGTCCCAGATCCCCACTGGCACAGACAGGCTCCCGACTTCGTGACTCTTCTACTCCTGGCGACCAATCTACCTGCGTCACCCCTGAGCTCGTTGCGGACCACCCGGAAATCGTGATTGAAGCCGCACGCCAACCCCACAAAAACCACTCCCGCCTTACTCTCAAGTCGAGCACCCAATCCTTCTCTGGGAAGTTTGGAAAAGCCATCAAGTCAAGTTTTGGAAAGCTCGTCCCCCACCGCGGGCCCTCCAACAGCACTGGTTCGAAGTCACTGGAAAGCCTCAAAAGGCGAGGAAGCGGAGCCAGAGCACAGGTTGTGAAACTTCAAAAGTCACAAGACGTAGGAGTGTCATGCCGGGGCCCGAAGCATTGGCAGACAAATACGCCAAAAAGGGGTCGCACGATTTCTCTCAGCACACGGATGGCGACCTTGTTGCATTCTGACTCGAATCCCGAAGAGGAGAAGCGACAGCATCCTAGCCATCACCAGCTCCGGCATCGTGCACCTCTTTGTGCACTGCCTATAAACACACCTATTCGAGATCGACAAGCCAGCAGTAGCGCAGACAACAGCAAAGACTCGGCGACGACAGCCGAAAAGTTTATTACGCCATTCAGCTCATTTTATCACAGCAACAATGATACGGCATCGTTTCACTCTTGTCATGATAAAGGGGATACTACGGATATCAATTCCATCAAAAGCGATAGCACACTGGCTCATCGACTGCATATTGCCTCGGCGCCTCACTTGAGTGTGCTGCCGGCGGGAGCGGCCAAGTTTCAGACTtggagtgggagggagaggagcagGCCGCTGATTACGGTGCAGAGCATGGAGCAGAtgcggttgaggagggtgaataCGGTGGTGAGAGttgtgtga